The following is a genomic window from Chryseobacterium sp. StRB126.
AAAGGGTATAAAATTAAGCCTTTTGACGAAGGGGCGGATGCGCAGTGTTTCGTTGGAAGCCACTGGAGATTAATTCCTAACAACTGGACAGGGGCTTACACTCTGAATGGAGGAGGAAGCTGCCCGGCCATTACACAGCCTATCAAGTTTGAAATTAAGAATGGTGATACATTTATGTTTAAAAAAGTTCTTGCAGGTACAAAAGCAAAACAGAATGTAGCAGGTTATACTTTATCGGTAATCAATCAAAGTACAGATCAGTTTTCTCTTCAGCAAGACGTTCCGTTTGAAGGAGGAAGTGTAAAAGTAGTTTACAACTTCGAAAGAACTGGAATGAAATAATTTAAATAACATAAAAGATTAAAAAAATGAAATTTACTAAAACATACGTAGGAGCCCTTTTCTTGTCATCAGCATTATTATTGACAAGCTGTGAAGCGGTTCAGAATTCTAATCACCAACAAAGAGGTACTGCTGTAGGAGTGGCTTCAGGAGCTGTATTGGGCGGTATCCTTGGAAACAATGTAGGAAAAGGCGGAAACGGTGCTATTGGTGCTGTGTTAGGGGGTATTATTGGTGGTGTTGCTGGTAACGTTATCGGTAACAAAATGGATAAGCAGGCCAAAGATATTAAAGAAACTTTACCGGGTGCTCAG
Proteins encoded in this region:
- a CDS encoding lipocalin family protein — translated: MKKLLLAGMLGTSLFAVSCSSVNNAATSQNQRADFLKLKGDWQIVSIDYDKGYKIKPFDEGADAQCFVGSHWRLIPNNWTGAYTLNGGGSCPAITQPIKFEIKNGDTFMFKKVLAGTKAKQNVAGYTLSVINQSTDQFSLQQDVPFEGGSVKVVYNFERTGMK